The Methanocella arvoryzae MRE50 genome includes a region encoding these proteins:
- a CDS encoding RAD55 family ATPase, with protein MKKLKTGILGLDSLLDGGFNEHSATILVGSAGTGKTTMALQFLRKGLENGSDAIYITLEEPRSQIIEEARNMGWEDIEQYVEKGSLVFLEAAGKDLADFIKEELPRFVSEWEGSQARIVVDPLTPVIWANENKYDQRMLISQLFKETKRMGTVLSTIEEHGVTGEMTGSETIIPMYLADTILHISSVSMGNRMISIKKSRQSWHSENNFPYRFVLGIGIVIDTTGMSGKRMKKITPELKQRTYETIMRVNKDNVEQVKNIMRYLERADLGDMEPEQILDMLIEDYKVAQ; from the coding sequence ATGAAAAAGCTCAAGACTGGCATTCTAGGCTTAGACAGCCTCCTTGACGGAGGCTTCAACGAGCATTCCGCCACGATTCTCGTTGGCTCGGCTGGTACAGGTAAGACGACCATGGCTCTGCAATTCCTCCGAAAGGGGCTGGAGAACGGATCAGACGCGATCTACATCACCCTCGAAGAGCCTCGATCCCAGATCATCGAAGAGGCCCGGAACATGGGCTGGGAAGACATCGAGCAGTACGTCGAGAAAGGTTCGCTGGTGTTCCTGGAGGCCGCGGGCAAAGACCTCGCAGATTTCATCAAGGAAGAGCTACCCCGGTTTGTCAGCGAATGGGAAGGCTCGCAAGCCCGCATCGTCGTAGATCCGTTGACGCCTGTGATCTGGGCTAACGAGAACAAGTACGACCAGCGCATGCTCATCTCTCAGCTGTTCAAAGAAACCAAGCGCATGGGAACGGTGCTCAGCACTATCGAAGAACACGGGGTGACCGGTGAAATGACTGGCAGTGAGACGATCATCCCGATGTACCTGGCTGATACCATACTTCACATTTCGAGCGTGAGCATGGGCAACCGGATGATATCGATCAAGAAGTCGAGGCAATCGTGGCACAGCGAGAACAACTTCCCGTACCGTTTCGTGCTCGGCATTGGCATCGTCATCGATACCACAGGAATGAGTGGCAAGCGTATGAAGAAGATCACACCGGAGCTCAAGCAGCGCACCTACGAGACCATCATGAGGGTCAACAAGGATAACGTGGAGCAGGTGAAGAATATTATGAGATACCTGGAGCGCGCGGATCTGGGAGATATGGAGCCCGAACAGATCCTGGACATGCTCATCGAAGACTACAAAGTAGCACAGTGA